GAATGTCTGGTGAATGCTTAGTTGCTGATGATGGAACTGTATTCGATTACACAAATAAAGCAGAATCGAAAGATGATTGATAAAATCaaagaatataattatagtatcaactatttatttacaacgtttgtataattttgttctttttatttatttgttctgtttagttttatttagtgaatttgttatttattcttttgtttgttttttattcgGTCGTTTGtctttgattttttttttatatcgtTTGCAACCAGAAGCATGTTATTGTGTCATCAAACACCattcatttaaatagtTTCATAAGTTTAAAAACTTTTCAACTCGttcaatttgtttttttatcgtAATACAATACAAACAAAAAgttaagaaaaaaacgGTCTAACAAGtgatacataaataaaaaaatgaaaaaaaaatgaaaacataaaaatagatCAAGATGAGATGCGGGTTCTTCTCATACAGGGGTCTCGAATATGACaatgttatattttctgtttttatttttaacagTCATTCTTAAATATCtatttttaacaatatGAATAGATCCAGTAAATGATCGTCTTTTTGATATGAATACACACCATGTACCTTTATTGCTAGGATAGAAATAAGTAGCTAATTTTAGTAAACTGTCTGATAAATCATCCATagttatattttgattatttataaattcattGATAACATGttgtttaaaattatttttcatttgatcATCCATATATGTGAAATCTATATGTGCATGTGTCAAACATCTTGTCTTTacttttttgtaattaatAGATGTATAAAATGATTTAGCATTCATATATTCTAATTTACTAACAGTTTTGGATCtaaaacataatatttcatatttattatcaaaatattttttatctgcATTATTagatatacatatttcatgtacatttttatttgcacCTGATAAAGACAAATACTCAACTATCAGTGCGCAATTCAAACTATGTTTCTTCTTTTCCTCCTTTCCATTGATGCCATTATTCTTAACTTTGTTGTCATGTTCATCCTCTTCATagttataaattattttttcattaaaatcGTTATTgttgttaatataaataattttatcctcattatataaatatgatttaaaaTGGTAATCGGATCCAGTCATTAATAtgttccatttttttccatGAACATTTTCCATAACTGtagtcatattttttaattttgtcataaaattttccttttctttagatttatatacaaataaatcatttaaattatttaatagcatatttttatttgtataatcCGTAACTTCTGGTCCATAACTATTTAACTCGTCTAGTTGATCTTTGTAATTAGTTAAATCTACATTCTTAAAACATTCTTCAAGGCTTATATTATCTAAATGAGTATAACAagatataatttgtttgaaTTGTCCcttttcataattattaaaatttataatgttATTAAAATCTTCCTTTTCTATTGACAATAACATTTTAAGGTAGTTTGCTGCACTGTTTCTACGACTTTCGTCACCAGAAGAAGCTTTAGTTTCATCATTTAAtatgttatttatatcttgTTGTGTctctttataattttcatcatcatcacaattattttcattcatgttttctttttcaataGATTCTTCCGTTTCAtctatttcatttatttcacaATTTATGccatataaattttcattttcatcgaATAAAATTTCTTCATTCTCGTTTACTTCTATTTCGTTTATGTTCTCCTGTGTTCCAACTTCTTCTACATCCATCATTACATCCTGTTCCATGCTTATTTCACCGCCATCTTCTTTGATTTCATCGGTTACGTCCTCTACTGCAACGGTTTGTTTTTCTTCGTCTACTACTGATTCTACTTCTACTACGTTTTCTTCTTCTACTGCAGATTCTACTTCTACTACGTTTTCTTCTTCTACGGATTCTACatctatttcatttttgtcTTCTACTACATTTTCTTCCTCTACTACATCTTCTTCttctattatattttcttcttctattatattttcttcttctatTACATTTTCTTCTACTACATTTTCTTCCTCTACtacattttcttcttctatTACATTTTCTTCCTCTACTACATCTTCTTCTTCTACTGCAAATTCTACTTCTACTACATCTTCTTCTTCTACTACATCTTCTTCtacttcattttcttccttTACTTCtactttattttcttctacTTCTACTGTGTTTTCTTCCTCTACTTCtacttcattttcttcctCTACTTCtactttattttcttctacTTCTACTGTGTTTTCTTCCTCTACTTCtactttattttcttctacttctacttcattttcttcctCTACTTCtactttattttcttctacttctacttcattttcttcctCTACTTCtactttattttcttctacTTCTACTGTGTTTTCTTCCTCTACTTCtacttcattttcttcctCTACTTCtactttattttcttctacttctacttcattttcttcctCTACTTCTActtcattttctatttctACTTCTACTGTATTTTCTTCCTCTACTACAGGCTCTGCTTCTTTTACGGAAACATCATCCTTTTCATCTGCTTCTTCGGTTTCTTTTACTGCATTTTCTACGGGAACTTCTTTGTCTTCAGTTTCATTTGATATATTCCCTACAGAAAGTTCTTCCTTTTGGCCTATCGATTCGCTCTTCATAGTTGAAGtgctttttctttttcttcttcttcgttttttttttttattttttccgttattgtttttgtttttattaggCTCTTCATTCATGGGTTCAATATCCTCAGCAACATCCTCTCCAATTGTTTCCGCGTTCTCTATTTCAATTCCCTCGACGGGGCCATCAGAGGCTTCCTCTGTAACTTCAAGTTCTTTAACTGCTTCAACTATTTCAGCTTCTTTAACTGCTTCAAGTAATTCAGCTTCTTTAACTGCTTCAAGTTCTTTAACCGATTCAGCTGCTTCGCTAGCTGCATCTTCTCGTTCATTAGTTTTTTCGCCAAAGAGATCTTGAATGGCTTGgtatttttctatttctaGATCCTGGAAAATTTCACTTCCCATGGTTAGCTTCCTGACAAAGCTGGCGTAGCATAAATTACCACATCCTTTCGTATAAATAGAATATGGTTTATAACAATTATAAAGAGTAAAGAATTGCTTTATGGATTCATTTATCTTGATtctgtttttatttacaatacttaatatttcaaatcTATTTTTACTAGAActtttatctttattttcatcgCATTTATCGTCAATGGGAATGATGGCATTTTCATCTTCTTTCAAAACTAATCGTTCCTCAgtcattattttaatagaaccttttttatcatcaGATTTGCTGGATTTTTTGAAACCAAAAAATTGATACAATTGGCTAAGCCTATTTTTACTTCCTTTTTTCGGTGTGACTTCATTATTTGACGAAGTATTgtcttttaaaatttcttCAGAGCATggtttatcattattttctatattaatTTCTTGTTCGTTATATGTTTCATCAAACTTTACGCATTCTAAATTAGATGcatcatttaaattgttCAAAGCTGATTTTCTCATATGTTCGATATGTTGTTCataagaaatattaaaatattcatatttaggAAAGacattaataattaataatactaAGCAATGATTGCTTATGAAAACCATATTATTTCCCATTACCCATTCATGACTGCTTATTTGATATGATTTGATTAGAGattcaattttttctttgagACATTCATTGGATTGTTCTTCTACATTTTCATCTTGTTCAGCTTGCTCTTCTGCATTTTCATCTTGTTCATCTTTCTCTTCAGCACTTTCATCTTGTTCAGCTTGCTCTTCTACATTTTCATCTTGTTCATCTTTCTCTTCAGCACTTTCATCTTGTTCAGCTTGCTCTTCTACATTTTCATCTTGTTCAATTTTCTCTTTTATATCCTCATCTTGCTCAACATTCTCTTcctcattttcatttttcacATCCGCGCTCTCTtcatcaattttttttgtttttttgtcaAAAATTGAGAGGAACTCGGTTAAGGTGAATTTGTGAGGATAATATCCGACCTTTAATTGTGAAGCTTCAACAATGCTAAAATTTCTAACTTGTCTCAATACTATGTTGGCATCAAATGAATACAATTCTCTTTTACTTTCATTAGGTTTCATACAAAGAATAAAATGGCAAAACGTGGCATCTTGAAGTTTTTCTAATTCTgttaaattatttcttaGCAAACTAACAGCCATTTGGTTTTTGGTATCATATCGTCTTTTGAATAATTTAAGAGCAAATTGTAAACTAtatcttcttttttcttctacAATATTTCCTGAATTgtcataattataaaacatgCAAAATTGTCgcatatattcattttttgattgTTTAACCATATCAATAAAACGGTTTGTTAATatgtctatatttttttcaacaaaATTTTCTACATTGTATGTTATATCTCCACAAGAGTGCGTGATGacaaatgtttttttatttccagcTACATCATCTTTCTtaacatattttgaattatgGCCAAATTTGCGTATTATAGATGTGTGCAAGCTACTTTTGTcaaatattgtttttgtGGAAGcattttctaaaaatgAGAATAAGCATTCTTCTGTCGAACCAACTAATAAATTGCATAAAGGTTCATTGTCTATATTTTGGATATCGTATTCATAACATATCCCATCCTCATTATATGAAAGGATTACTTTTTTGTAGATGCaattgtttttaattttaattagtTCTTCATTTGTcgtattaattaataattggTCTAATGAGTTATATTTcgaattttcaaaatatgccatgtctaatatatttatgtaattggtattttcatttatattttgtaattgTGTACATTTGtcgtttattttatatacaatccaattaaataattcttcgtaacatgtttttataaaattttctaattttttttgaatttttgtttcattATGCACTTTTATAAGTATAGaatcattaaatatataattagtTGTAAAGTATTTTACAAAGGTTTCTATATCAAAACTTAATAAATTACACgctaataataaattttttacattttcatcTAAACCAACATCTTCTGGATTTTCTAATTCGCTTAATATGgtttcataatttatattttgtccaaatatatttcttttcatAAGTAATGACTTTTTATGAAATGCTTTTACAATTTCTGTATTtcctaataataataatgcagAGAGTACtgagaaaataaaatcaatTTCTTTGTCAtcatcaaatatataattcaatgattttaataattctaaAATTTTTCCTGAATAATCAGTAAACTTTTCAAAacctttttcattatttaacatagaataattttctatattttttaaaaaatacatttttttaaatttatcacTTGATCCATTTATcatgtaataaaatacattaaATGAATTCTCATTTGCCTTTCTATTTATTAATCTTTCTTTgtctaataaaaatttctttatatgaaatgattttatttcttcattttctagATGAATTGTACAAAATCTAGAAAATCGACTTgaatttttgttatttacAGTGATGGCATTTCCAAATGCTTCCATCACTACGTTTACATGCTTGAGCATTTCAGACAtgttaaatttatattttgtattttcttCGTTAAGATTATTCTCTTCTTGATTGTTTATACTGCCCTCATAAGTTTCAGATTCATTGTCTTCtgttatttcatttttgtttacCATAGGGAGCATGGTTGGAAGTCGTCGACTACCCTTTACTTGGTAAgcaataaaatttatgatGTTTTTAGCTATTTCAGATTTACCTGACCCAGATTCTCCggatataataatagactgatttctttttaattcatttaaattttttaggGCATTATGCACAACATGGTATTCATTTAAACTTAAATCTTCTACACAAtctatacatttatatttttcaattatttcttcattGTTAATATTAGTGTTGATTTTAggattaataaaaattaataatggTCCCATTTTTGTATAGAATTTATTGTTCTTAAATCtttcttttaaatgataCAATACTGATGGttcattaatatatctTAATTTCATCATATCATTTTGAtctaatgaaaataaataatttgctTTACTTAAATTTTTAGGATCAGCAAGAAATACATAATCACTataatcattatatttagaCAATAATACTTGGTTATCACTTTTTATGTCAATTACACGACATAAATTGTACATCATATTGATTTGATCATATTTGGGTGATGTGTTCTTACACCACACCAAATCCCCCTCCTTGAAGTTTTGGTCGCAATTGTAGTTACGCATTATGGACATTCTTCAAAGCGAACAAAcgtgatatatatatatttttttttataaattcattCAAATATGTGAAATAGCgtaatgtatataaaaaaagtttgaattatattatttttaatttgcaaaaataaataataacacaaattaattaataacaagtttaattatacattgtaatttttttttattttacaccATTTAagttaaatttaatttgttcTATAACTTTAGTAGTTatcatattcatttatgTGCCATTGAATAATTTGTTCAGGTAAAGCggaaaataaacaaaaaaaaataaaaaaattgagaaaaataaaagcaataaaataaatgataaaatatatattataagtatatataaatatataaactatatatgtatgcgTGTTTGTAACATCATCCAcacacaaatatatttattgtaatagtaataataatgggtCATATTGGCAccataataattcaaagaaaatgtgttttatatgttataaTTATGTTATAGAAAcaattatgtataaatatattaacataaagcaatatataagtttataataatagtaaattGTAAATGTTGTtactaaaaaaagagaattaatctattaattttatataccaTATTTAATGTGTACCttattaattcattattttccattttttttaattcggtgcttatttattatattattattatattgtattataaatgtttgtgtgcaattttttttcttcactTTTTTAGCTAGATGGGGTTATAAAGCTAGTGGAAAATGGAAAtgtatagaaaataataaaaaaatttttttttattaatttttttccagtttttttattaactgttcatattttacttaacaaattaaaaaatttaattaatatataaaattcaaattttacactataaaaataagggAAAACTTTTGGagttttttttgcttttttcaaacataattacaataaaaaatttcataTAGATTGACGAAAAGGAGAAAATtaatacacacatataaatatatctatatttatttatttacacatttttCCATAGAAAATTTCAAACTACTTGATTTCCTAAAATTGTGTGTGTAAGTGCTTATTTGTCAGAATTCCTAAAGCTATGTAGATTGTGCCAAAAAATTTCAACGTCCTTTCCATAATTTCCCTATATCGTTCTATCAAAATGGCTTTACATGTTGCGcattcattttgttttagcGATTAAAAAGTGAGATAAAAGGCAACCaatatttgtaattttGTTATGATTGGaaattgaattttttaccatatataaaaaacaattttcgaatattttatcaacatatttttgataTGAGATTTATATTGTATGTCACATTATTTACgctatttttttggttataataaaaaaacaatttaaattaaaaaattcgagactttgttttttctgaatcaattcatataattcatcatcattatatataaatatattgtttacAACATTTGGAATTTTTTCGAtctatttattaaaataataataacaattgTTATTCATTTGAATTTTGCTTATTTGATCAATTCGAATGAAAAGTATAATTCTTggtttttctttataattgGTATTTTCCTTCGACgaacaaaatttaaaattgcaGCTACCTCcaacatatttttgtaaatatataaattgtgGATGGTTAAATTGGCATTTGTTATTAGATGGTagttttttgaaatatcaATTTGTTTGTCTTATTTCTTTGGgtcgaaaaaaataatttattctaCTTTTTTCGGGTTATTTTTCCTTAATCTttctgaaaaaaataacgcAACAAACGGGCCCCCCCTCTCAATGTATGCAAATTAATTGAATAAGAGATCATGATCACTTAACCATATGCATatgaattaatttattacatcgagatataaacaattattatttacatgaGTATAGAATGAAATGTTTTTATGAGGttgtacaaaaaaaattattttatttaagcatcattcaataaaattttcaagtCGTGATCATATCATAAATTGAAAGTCattcaaattaaaaaaaaagcaaaacTTATCACGCATGAACATATATGCACACAATTAAATACGTAACGCTGT
The nucleotide sequence above comes from Plasmodium vinckei vinckei genome assembly, chromosome: PVVCY_01. Encoded proteins:
- a CDS encoding myosin-like protein, putative, giving the protein MRNYNCDQNFKEGDLVWCKNTSPKYDQINMMYNLCRVIDIKSDNQVLLSKYNDYSDYVFLADPKNLSKANYLFSLDQNDMMKLRYINEPSVLYHLKERFKNNKFYTKMGPLLIFINPKINTNINNEEIIEKYKCIDCVEDLSLNEYHVVHNALKNLNELKRNQSIIISGESGSGKSEIAKNIINFIAYQVKGSRRLPTMLPMVNKNEITEDNESETYEGSINNQEENNLNEENTKYKFNMSEMLKHVNVVMEAFGNAITVNNKNSSRFSRFCTIHLENEEIKSFHIKKFLLDKERLINRKANENSFNVFYYMINGSSDKFKKMYFLKNIENYSMLNNEKGFEKFTDYSGKILELLKSLNYIFDDDKEIDFIFSVLSALLLLGNTEIVKAFHKKSLLMKRNIFGQNINYETILSELENPEDVGLDENVKNLLLACNLLSFDIETFVKYFTTNYIFNDSILIKVHNETKIQKKLENFIKTCYEELFNWIVYKINDKCTQLQNINENTNYINILDMAYFENSKYNSLDQLLINTTNEELIKIKNNCIYKKVILSYNEDGICYEYDIQNIDNEPLCNLLVGSTEECLFSFLENASTKTIFDKSSLHTSIIRKFGHNSKYVKKDDVAGNKKTFVITHSCGDITYNVENFVEKNIDILTNRFIDMVKQSKNEYMRQFCMFYNYDNSGNIVEEKRRYSLQFALKLFKRRYDTKNQMAVSLLRNNLTELEKLQDATFCHFILCMKPNESKRELYSFDANIVLRQVRNFSIVEASQLKVGYYPHKFTLTEFLSIFDKKTKKIDEESADVKNENEEENVEQDEDIKEKIEQDENVEEQAEQDESAEEKDEQDENVEEQAEQDESAEEKDEQDENAEEQAEQDENVEEQSNECLKEKIESLIKSYQISSHEWVMGNNMVFISNHCLVLLIINVFPKYEYFNISYEQHIEHMRKSALNNLNDASNLECVKFDETYNEQEINIENNDKPCSEEILKDNTSSNNEVTPKKGSKNRLSQLYQFFGFKKSSKSDDKKGSIKIMTEERLVLKEDENAIIPIDDKCDENKDKSSSKNRFEILSIVNKNRIKINESIKQFFTLYNCYKPYSIYTKGCGNLCYASFVRKLTMGSEIFQDLEIEKYQAIQDLFGEKTNEREDAASEAAESVKELEAVKEAELLEAVKEAEIVEAVKELEVTEEASDGPVEGIEIENAETIGEDVAEDIEPMNEEPNKNKNNNGKNKKKKRRRRKRKSTSTMKSESIGQKEELSVGNISNETEDKEVPVENAVKETEEADEKDDVSVKEAEPVVEEENTVEVEIENEVEVEEENEVEVEENKVEVEEENEVEVEEENTVEVEENKVEVEEENEVEVEENKVEVEEENEVEVEENKVEVEEENTVEVEENKVEVEEENEVEVEEENTVEVEENKVEVKEENEVEEDVVEEEDVVEVEFAVEEEDVVEEENVIEEENVVEEENVVEENVIEEENIIEEENIIEEEDVVEEENVVEDKNEIDVESVEEENVVEVESAVEEENVVEVESVVDEEKQTVAVEDVTDEIKEDGGEISMEQDVMMDVEEVGTQENINEIEVNENEEILFDENENLYGINCEINEIDETEESIEKENMNENNCDDDENYKETQQDINNILNDETKASSGDESRRNSAANYLKMLLSIEKEDFNNIINFNNYEKGQFKQIISCYTHLDNISLEECFKNVDLTNYKDQLDELNSYGPEVTDYTNKNMLLNNLNDLFVYKSKEKENFMTKLKNMTTVMENVHGKKWNILMTGSDYHFKSYLYNEDKIIYINNNNDFNEKIIYNYEEDEHDNKVKNNGINGKEEKKKHSLNCALIVEYLSLSGANKNVHEICISNNADKKYFDNKYEILCFRSKTVSKLEYMNAKSFYTSINYKKVKTRCLTHAHIDFTYMDDQMKNNFKQHVINEFINNQNITMDDLSDSLLKLATYFYPSNKGTWCVFISKRRSFTGSIHIVKNRYLRMTVKNKNRKYNIVIFETPV